A part of Maridesulfovibrio hydrothermalis AM13 = DSM 14728 genomic DNA contains:
- a CDS encoding winged helix-turn-helix domain-containing protein, with the protein MHKNLDPPEFGATAALADMDDHSPTIRLHLWLEGGEGVFFGYGRLLLLDRIERCGSLKKASEEMGMSYRAAWGKIKQTEKVLGFQLIERSGSRRSGYHLTEAGRLVRDKYFEWFSKVESDARARADEIFPWRSKSFGES; encoded by the coding sequence ATGCATAAGAATCTTGATCCTCCTGAATTTGGAGCAACTGCGGCGTTGGCTGACATGGATGACCACAGTCCTACCATCCGTCTGCATCTTTGGCTTGAAGGCGGCGAAGGAGTCTTTTTCGGCTACGGACGGCTTTTACTTCTGGACCGCATCGAACGATGCGGTTCATTAAAAAAAGCGTCCGAGGAAATGGGGATGTCCTACCGCGCAGCATGGGGCAAAATCAAGCAGACCGAAAAAGTGCTCGGTTTCCAGCTTATTGAAAGATCAGGAAGCAGACGCAGCGGATATCATCTGACCGAAGCCGGACGGCTTGTACGTGACAAGTATTTTGAATGGTTCAGCAAAGTGGAAAGCGATGCCCGCGCACGCGCGGATGAGATCTTCCCTTGGAGATCTAAAAGCTTCGGCGAAAGTTAA
- a CDS encoding 4Fe-4S dicluster domain-containing protein, translating into MPKAFFVDTSRCTACRGCQVACKEWHDLPATETKQRGSHQNPPDLNPFTYKLVRFSEHRIKGKVEWYFFPDQCRHCDVPPCKDIADSYVTGAVVQDEETGAVIFTDQTKRLAADEAEEMTEACPYNIPRRDSGSGMITKCDMCIDRQQAGLVPVCVKTCPTGTMNFGDREEMVALAEKTLAKVKKDYPNAAVIDADEVNVIYLVMDKPELYYEYVTADNSGIGNGVTRKEFLAGLARPAKRIFG; encoded by the coding sequence ATGCCTAAAGCATTCTTTGTTGATACTTCGAGATGTACGGCTTGTCGCGGTTGCCAGGTTGCCTGCAAGGAATGGCATGATCTGCCTGCGACAGAAACAAAACAGCGTGGCTCTCATCAGAATCCACCTGATTTGAATCCTTTCACCTATAAACTTGTACGCTTTAGCGAACACCGCATTAAAGGCAAGGTCGAGTGGTATTTCTTCCCCGATCAGTGCCGCCATTGTGATGTTCCTCCGTGTAAGGATATTGCTGATTCATACGTTACCGGAGCAGTTGTTCAGGATGAAGAAACCGGAGCGGTTATCTTTACTGATCAGACTAAGCGTCTGGCAGCTGATGAAGCTGAGGAGATGACAGAAGCCTGTCCTTATAATATTCCGCGCCGGGATTCCGGCTCAGGAATGATTACCAAATGTGACATGTGTATTGACCGTCAGCAGGCCGGACTTGTGCCTGTATGTGTTAAGACCTGTCCCACCGGAACAATGAACTTCGGTGATCGTGAAGAAATGGTAGCTCTGGCTGAGAAAACCCTTGCCAAGGTTAAGAAAGATTACCCCAACGCAGCCGTTATAGATGCTGATGAAGTTAACGTAATCTACTTGGTCATGGATAAGCCTGAGCTTTATTACGAGTACGTTACTGCCGATAATTCCGGCATCGGTAACGGCGTGACCCGCAAGGAATTCCTTGCTGGACTGGCCAGACCCGCTAAACGTATCTTCGGATAA
- a CDS encoding formate dehydrogenase accessory protein FdhE → MKKVKPLSKNKRDVQAGLLALRKKMPALENIFDAFGPLVQAQEKAVISLEDWKFTLPAAYAPRFEQGVPFLSDMEFPELGEYYSEIFSLMASAIAEGMPALTDIVGKITKSIQNIDNINDLAKAIWDEDSNGLVQLVKDLDVDQDTLVFIGTMSLKPFMVRMEADAAKVIETMLWLKGYCPICGTFPDISLLRKSGDDNAYLKSHGGQRWMHCSCCGHEWRFKRNMCPWCESEDYKKLRYLQSEERQTERVDVCDTCKHYFVTIDTRELTEAPDPRIAPLGLVHLDIRAQEKKYKPMAETPWNIF, encoded by the coding sequence ATGAAAAAAGTTAAGCCTCTCTCAAAAAATAAGCGTGATGTTCAAGCAGGACTCCTTGCTCTGCGTAAAAAAATGCCTGCTCTTGAAAATATCTTTGATGCTTTCGGTCCATTGGTACAGGCACAGGAAAAGGCGGTAATCTCTCTTGAAGATTGGAAATTTACCCTGCCCGCAGCTTATGCACCTCGTTTTGAGCAGGGCGTACCGTTTCTTTCAGATATGGAGTTTCCGGAGTTGGGTGAGTATTACTCTGAAATTTTTTCTCTCATGGCTTCAGCAATTGCCGAAGGTATGCCTGCTCTTACTGATATAGTTGGAAAAATCACAAAGTCCATACAGAATATTGATAATATCAACGATCTTGCGAAAGCCATCTGGGATGAAGACAGCAATGGCCTGGTGCAGTTGGTGAAGGACCTGGATGTTGATCAGGATACTTTGGTTTTTATCGGAACAATGTCTCTTAAACCTTTTATGGTCCGTATGGAGGCAGATGCCGCAAAGGTTATTGAAACCATGCTGTGGCTTAAAGGGTATTGCCCGATCTGCGGAACCTTTCCGGATATATCTTTGCTGCGCAAGTCGGGCGATGACAATGCTTATCTGAAATCCCACGGAGGGCAACGCTGGATGCATTGTTCCTGCTGTGGTCACGAGTGGCGTTTCAAGCGCAACATGTGTCCGTGGTGTGAAAGTGAAGATTATAAGAAGCTCAGGTATTTACAGTCAGAAGAAAGACAGACCGAAAGGGTCGATGTCTGCGATACATGCAAACATTATTTTGTAACCATCGATACACGGGAGTTGACCGAAGCTCCGGACCCCCGCATTGCTCCGCTCGGGCTGGTACACCTCGATATCAGAGCGCAGGAAAAAAAGTATAAGCCGATGGCTGAAACCCCTTGGAATATATTTTAG
- the thiE gene encoding thiamine phosphate synthase — protein MNAKEITRKNILDTDIYCLTALKFSNGRSNLEVVREMLDNDIKLIQYREKEIKSGQKYEECLEIRKMTREAGAVFIINDDIDLAMMVEADGIHIGQEDFPVHAVRKLIGEKMAIGLSTHSPEEAQNALKSGADYIGVGPIFRTFTKDDVVDPVGFEYLDYVVKNINLPFVAIGGIKEHNIAEVMNRGAKCVALVTEIVGADDIGAKIRELRTAMNK, from the coding sequence ATGAACGCGAAAGAAATTACCAGAAAAAATATTCTGGACACCGATATCTACTGCCTTACAGCATTGAAATTTTCCAATGGACGCAGCAATCTTGAAGTAGTGCGCGAGATGCTTGATAATGATATCAAGCTGATTCAGTATCGCGAAAAAGAAATCAAATCCGGTCAGAAATATGAAGAGTGTCTTGAAATTCGCAAGATGACCCGCGAAGCAGGAGCGGTATTCATCATTAATGATGACATAGACCTCGCCATGATGGTGGAAGCGGACGGCATTCACATCGGGCAGGAAGATTTCCCAGTTCATGCTGTGCGCAAACTGATAGGTGAAAAAATGGCCATCGGCCTCTCAACCCACAGCCCTGAAGAAGCGCAAAATGCCCTGAAATCAGGAGCGGATTATATCGGAGTAGGTCCAATTTTCCGAACCTTTACCAAGGATGATGTAGTTGATCCCGTGGGATTCGAGTATCTTGATTATGTTGTAAAAAATATCAACCTGCCCTTCGTTGCCATTGGTGGTATTAAGGAGCACAATATAGCCGAAGTAATGAACAGGGGCGCAAAATGTGTGGCACTGGTCACCGAAATTGTCGGAGCAGATGACATAGGCGCGAAGATTCGAGAATTACGAACGGCAATGAATAAATAG
- the thiF gene encoding sulfur carrier protein ThiS adenylyltransferase ThiF yields the protein MNLTEQGIASYLGEEKLKYLQTITIGIAGTGGLGSNCAMHLVRSGFRKFVLVDFDRIEESNLNRQFFRQNQIGEYKVEALDKNLKEINPDLDIFIRYETVTPDNMMGIFKNCDVVIEAFDAARIKKALVETFLPTDKLIVTASGMGGAGNADEIVTRKIRENLYIIGDMKTECNEQTPPFSPKVGIAAAKQADVVLAYYLSKFESEGYE from the coding sequence GTGAACCTGACAGAACAAGGTATAGCCTCTTATTTAGGCGAAGAAAAACTAAAATACCTGCAAACCATAACCATCGGCATAGCCGGCACAGGTGGACTAGGTTCCAACTGTGCCATGCATCTGGTCCGCAGCGGATTCAGGAAGTTTGTGCTGGTTGATTTTGACCGCATTGAAGAATCTAATTTAAACCGCCAGTTTTTCCGCCAGAATCAGATCGGGGAATACAAAGTTGAAGCCCTTGATAAAAACCTGAAAGAAATAAACCCTGATCTGGATATTTTCATACGATATGAAACCGTCACTCCGGACAACATGATGGGAATCTTCAAGAATTGCGATGTGGTTATTGAAGCATTTGATGCTGCGCGAATCAAAAAAGCTCTGGTTGAAACCTTCCTGCCCACTGATAAACTGATCGTAACGGCATCAGGCATGGGCGGAGCAGGCAATGCGGATGAGATCGTCACCCGCAAAATCAGAGAAAATTTATATATCATCGGCGACATGAAAACTGAATGCAATGAACAGACTCCCCCCTTCTCGCCTAAAGTGGGAATAGCCGCCGCAAAGCAGGCCGATGTTGTACTGGCTTATTATCTGAGCAAATTTGAATCAGAAGGATATGAATAA
- the fdnG gene encoding formate dehydrogenase-N subunit alpha translates to MNISRRGFMKLAGIGVAGLGMSHLGLDLSPTQAYAAGLKIKGATEVISICPFCSVSCHFIAHVKDGKIVSTEGDPDYPVSEGALCAKGAAMLSMHNSHHRLQKPMYRAPYSTKWEEKDWEWVLDRIARRVKETRDADFKRFNAKGQEVNRVESIFHLGSSQMDNEECALVHQGVRGLGLVHFDHQARIUHSATVAALAESFGRGAMTNHWCDIENADSVLIIGSNAAEHHPISFKWVLRAKDKGATVMHVDPKFSRTSARSDFHVPLRSGTDIPFMGGMINYVLNNELYFKQYVADYTNAAFIVGKDYKFKKGLFSGYDAKARKYDKSKWVFELDKDGVPKRDASLKHPRCVFQMLKKHYSRYSLSNVSKTTGVSKDNLLKVYKTFAATGKKDKAGTIMYALGWTQHTVGVQNIRSSAILQLLLGNIGVAGGGINALRGEPNVQGSTDHCILWHILPGYLPVPKASLGSFEDYTKATTPVSKDPESANWWQHKPKYMASLLKSWRGDNATAENGFGYKLMPKVDDGEDYSYIFIFDRMYKGEIKGGFVFGTNPAQSVPNSSKTRKALDNLDWLVVGELHNTETSDNWHRPGVDPSQNKTEVFLLPSAQRAEKAGSISNSGRWLLWHYEACRPMGECKSMGEMYVDIINNVRKLYTKENGVFPEPLLTLDWPAYYDAEDVAQRINGRFTKDVEFKGKKYKKGQQVPSFVALGDDGSTSSMNWLYAGSYTEEDGNKAKRRSLAQTPMQAKIKLFPNFAWCWPVNRRILYNRASVDAKGQPYAPEKAVIKWNGTKWEGDVPDGGWPPNASGKGRYPFIMRKEGHGQLYGPGLQDGPFPDHYEPVETPITSHPFSRQLSSPVYKRVFSDMDKLAEPGDERFPIVLTTYSMTEHWCGGGETRNIPALLEAEPQLYVEMSPELAKEKGIANGDPVFVESARGKVEAIAMVTVRMTPFKIKGNTVHEVGMPFCFGWTTRGSGDATNRLTPAVGDPNTTIPEYKACLVNVRKADKLTELE, encoded by the coding sequence ATGAACATTTCACGGCGAGGGTTCATGAAACTTGCGGGCATAGGTGTCGCAGGTCTTGGAATGAGCCATTTGGGACTCGATTTATCTCCGACGCAGGCTTATGCCGCCGGACTTAAAATCAAGGGAGCAACAGAAGTAATTTCCATCTGTCCGTTCTGCTCGGTCAGCTGTCACTTCATTGCTCACGTGAAGGACGGAAAGATTGTCAGCACTGAAGGTGATCCGGATTATCCGGTCAGTGAAGGTGCACTCTGTGCGAAAGGCGCAGCAATGCTTTCCATGCACAATAGCCACCACAGGCTGCAAAAACCCATGTACCGTGCTCCTTACAGCACTAAATGGGAAGAAAAAGACTGGGAATGGGTGCTTGACCGCATCGCCCGCCGGGTCAAAGAAACACGTGATGCAGACTTCAAACGTTTCAATGCCAAAGGGCAGGAAGTCAACCGTGTAGAATCAATCTTTCATCTGGGCTCATCACAGATGGATAACGAGGAGTGTGCACTTGTCCATCAAGGTGTGCGCGGTCTCGGCCTGGTGCATTTTGATCACCAGGCGCGTATCTGACACAGCGCAACAGTTGCGGCTCTGGCAGAGTCGTTCGGGCGCGGTGCGATGACAAATCACTGGTGCGATATTGAAAATGCAGATTCTGTCCTGATTATCGGCAGTAATGCTGCGGAGCACCATCCTATCTCTTTTAAATGGGTCTTGCGGGCCAAAGACAAGGGCGCCACTGTTATGCATGTGGATCCCAAATTCTCCCGTACATCCGCTAGAAGTGATTTCCATGTGCCTCTCAGATCAGGCACAGATATCCCTTTCATGGGTGGTATGATTAACTACGTTTTGAATAATGAACTTTATTTTAAACAGTACGTGGCTGATTACACCAACGCGGCTTTTATCGTAGGCAAGGATTATAAGTTTAAAAAAGGTTTGTTCTCCGGTTACGATGCAAAAGCACGTAAATATGACAAATCAAAATGGGTTTTTGAGCTGGACAAAGACGGTGTACCTAAAAGAGATGCTTCCCTGAAACATCCCCGCTGTGTTTTCCAGATGCTTAAAAAGCACTATTCCCGCTATTCACTTTCCAATGTTTCAAAAACCACAGGTGTGTCCAAGGACAATCTGCTTAAGGTCTATAAGACATTTGCCGCCACAGGCAAAAAGGATAAAGCAGGAACCATCATGTATGCACTTGGCTGGACTCAGCATACTGTCGGTGTGCAGAACATCCGTTCCAGTGCTATTCTGCAGCTCCTGCTTGGTAACATAGGTGTAGCCGGCGGCGGTATCAACGCTCTGCGCGGTGAGCCTAATGTACAGGGGTCTACCGACCATTGTATTCTCTGGCATATTCTGCCGGGTTATCTGCCTGTTCCGAAAGCAAGCCTCGGTTCTTTTGAAGATTATACCAAGGCTACCACACCGGTCAGTAAAGATCCTGAAAGTGCCAACTGGTGGCAGCATAAGCCTAAGTATATGGCTTCTCTGCTCAAATCATGGCGCGGGGATAATGCTACTGCGGAAAACGGCTTCGGCTACAAGCTGATGCCCAAAGTGGATGACGGTGAAGACTACTCATACATTTTCATCTTTGACCGCATGTACAAAGGTGAGATCAAGGGTGGTTTCGTATTCGGAACAAATCCGGCTCAGAGCGTTCCCAACTCCAGCAAAACACGCAAGGCTCTTGATAATCTTGACTGGCTTGTTGTGGGTGAACTGCATAATACTGAAACTTCTGACAACTGGCATCGTCCGGGCGTTGACCCCAGCCAGAATAAGACAGAAGTGTTCCTGCTTCCGTCTGCACAGCGTGCGGAAAAAGCAGGTTCTATCAGTAACAGTGGACGCTGGTTGCTCTGGCATTATGAAGCTTGCCGCCCTATGGGTGAGTGCAAGAGCATGGGTGAAATGTATGTGGACATCATTAACAACGTCCGCAAACTTTACACCAAAGAAAACGGCGTTTTCCCTGAGCCGCTCCTTACTCTGGACTGGCCAGCATACTATGATGCAGAAGACGTTGCCCAGAGAATCAACGGACGTTTTACGAAAGATGTTGAATTCAAAGGGAAAAAATATAAAAAAGGCCAGCAGGTTCCATCCTTTGTTGCTCTCGGAGACGACGGTTCAACTTCCTCCATGAACTGGCTCTATGCCGGCAGTTACACAGAAGAAGACGGCAACAAAGCCAAACGCCGCAGCTTGGCTCAGACTCCGATGCAGGCCAAAATCAAGTTGTTTCCCAACTTCGCATGGTGCTGGCCTGTTAACCGCCGCATCCTTTATAACCGCGCTTCTGTAGATGCTAAGGGGCAGCCTTATGCACCTGAAAAAGCAGTTATCAAATGGAACGGCACTAAATGGGAAGGCGATGTTCCTGATGGTGGATGGCCGCCGAATGCATCCGGTAAAGGACGTTATCCCTTTATTATGCGTAAGGAAGGTCACGGGCAGCTTTACGGCCCCGGCTTGCAGGATGGTCCTTTCCCTGACCATTATGAGCCAGTTGAAACTCCTATCACCAGCCATCCTTTCTCACGTCAGCTCAGCAGTCCTGTTTACAAACGGGTTTTCAGTGACATGGATAAGCTTGCCGAGCCGGGTGATGAGCGTTTCCCCATTGTTCTCACTACGTACAGCATGACTGAACACTGGTGTGGTGGTGGTGAAACAAGAAACATTCCGGCCCTGCTTGAAGCTGAACCGCAGCTTTATGTGGAAATGAGTCCCGAGCTTGCCAAAGAAAAAGGTATCGCTAACGGTGATCCTGTTTTCGTTGAAAGTGCCCGTGGCAAAGTTGAAGCAATTGCAATGGTTACTGTGCGCATGACTCCGTTTAAAATTAAAGGAAATACCGTGCATGAAGTCGGTATGCCTTTCTGTTTCGGTTGGACTACCAGAGGTTCCGGTGATGCGACTAACAGGTTAACCCCGGCTGTAGGTGATCCTAATACAACTATTCCTGAGTATAAGGCCTGTCTGGTGAACGTCCGCAAAGCGGATAAACTCACTGAGCTTGAGTAA